CGTCCGCAAAGTCTCGTTCCTCAAAATCAAGGTCTACAGTGCCGGCTTCTACTTGCAAGACGGCGCGACCAGGTGTCTCCACCATATTCCCGGATGGGCGGTAAGTCCATGTATCTCTGCTCCCTTATTCCTGCGGCCATGCTCCGGTGACTGTGCGTTGACTCTCATCCCCAATCCAGACTTTCACTGCCCAGCATCTCCTCACtgccccttccccttctcccgcCGGTGAGACTGCCGCCCCACAACTTTCAGGCGAAGCCCTCATGGCCAACTTGCTTGATCAGCGTATCGCTTGTGCCGTTCGGATCGGTATGTCATTCTCTTCACTCCTTTGCGTCTCAAGCAAACATGCGGAGCGATTAACATTGTATAGTCCCTAACAGAAACACCGATTTCGGCGTACGtctccctcccctcttCCGGGAACTCTGCTGACACATAAACCGCTCAATAGCATCTTCGAGACGCCTTCACCCGAGCCTTGATCGGTCGACAGAAACTCGAACGAGCCAAGGGTGCTCTCTCAGAAGCGGATGAAGCTGTATGGCAGACCCTTTTAAGCATTCTCGCGACCTCTGCGCCAATGCGATTCTTGATATCTCAAAGCTGATTACATATTTTGACAGAGAATCAGCGAAGCCATCCAGACCCTTAAGACGTTCTTCCCTGCTCAAACGGTTCACAAGGGTAAATCCGTCACCCTCCTCCGTCCACCTGAGGGGGGCATCGTAGTTGAATTCGAGGTAAGTCGTGCTTCTTCCCTGCTCTCCCAGTTCCTTTATCCACAAAAGCCCATGCATGCTCCCTTTTTCCACATCATTTGCATTTGATCAATAATACTGATGtgccatctcttcaaatAACGGTAGGGTGCAATCCTCGGTAAACTCAACGACCCCTGGATCGGCAAGCAGCTCATTTTGACTTACTTTGCAGATAACGGAGCTGTTTCTGACAAGGTGCGTTGTCATTTCCTTTTGTCCCAGAGAGCGTCTGCTGATATGCGGTCCGGACTCAGTTGAAGGAAGACGTCGCAAAGGGATTGGAAGGGTTCACCAACAAGCAAGGCGCTTGGGGACAGTAACTCGTCGGGTTCGCTCCTCGGATTTGACAATCCTGTCCCCATCTTtacttttccctctttctctgcaTTATCATGACGTTCAATCCGCCAGTATTTTTCAATCATTGCCTTCCCACATTGTCAAGGTCAGTAATGGTTCCACTGCTTAATTTGCAACTGCCATACGATAAAACCATGCTTATCAGCCATTATACATCTCATATCTATcactctttttcttcagaTCATGTAAACACAACACTAGAAAGAcatgcagaaacaaactcttctcgctcattTCACACTCGTGtatctttttcctcatAGGACCCTCTTTCTCTGATCGCTCATGGCCTTCAAAGACTATCAACGCTACTTGCAATCCATAATTCCCGCGCTCATGTGAATGGCTAACCATGCTTAAGACATGTTGGTTTCCGTCCCACCTTCGGGAGCTTTGGGTTCATCCGGATATCGTGGTCTTGTGCTCTCAATATCATCTAGATTGGACATCCGTAGTCAGTTTTTGTAATCTGCGATGACAGAAAAAGGGCGTGGTGAGGGtgaaatggaagatgaggaagagcaaTTAAAGAAGCCGGGACTCACCCAAGAACGACAAGTACGCCCACTCAACCGCCTCTGCCGCCCAGTAGAAATCACAGTGCTCACTATCCTCCAGCTTTGTCACCTTGATCACCTtcacatccttctccttctcctttaGCCTCTCCAACAGCGGATCGGCAAAAACCAAGAAATCCCGTCCACCATGGTATACTGACAGTGCAGGGAAACGTTTGTCGAACCATCGCGGGAGGGAGTCATCCAAAGTGCATTTGCGGTCGGCAAAACCGCCTTTGCCGCACCAccagaagatggaggcggaggagacGGGGGTAGGCGTAAAGCGGAACATTTTAGTTTTGCGTCGATGAAGCCTATATGTGCGAGTTGATTAATTCCCTCAGGCCGGTGAGATTACATAGGCATTTTTCCACGCACCAGTTGGTATCCGTCCAGCTGAACAAAAACGCAAACATAATATAACCCAGCGACGCAAACATCCTCGGTGGCGCATAGTCGTATGCCCACCTCATTAGCGGTATGAAATCGAGTACACCGAAAAACCTCTTCCATGTCGGCCAATCCATCTTGTTTAGTGTTGTGAACGGGAACCCAGTAGTGAGAGTTCCGGCATACACGGCTGGGGCGAGCGCGATAAATACAGAAAGCTTTGAGCCGAGGGAGGGGCACATTCCcagggagagagagatgaaCGCGAGGCCGTTGCCTTGAGAGTGGCCGATGAATGCAATCTTGTCGTACCCCGTTTCCCGACAGACGTGTTCAACGAGTGCAGGGAGGTCGTACATTGCAAGTTCTCTAATCGTCCAGTCTTATACAGGTGAGCTTTAATCAAGAATTGTTTAGACTTACCCCAGAATCTCGGGTCGTTCCTGCTGAAGGTCCGGTGGCCCATATCAAACACTCCTCTTGTATTTCCAAGATATACCTGGTACTTCCCCTCTCTGGCTAACCAGAACGCAAGAGATCGGTCTTCAGATGTGACAAATGAACCCGACGATTGAAATAGGCCGTGAAGGATAAGGACGGGAAAACCGCCTCGACCATCAGAGTGTGTTTGGGCATCGGGATCGATAACACGGTGCATCCTATCGGTTAGCTCAGGTTTCAAAAGGTGGACTCACTTTAAATAATAGCCATCTTCCGTCTCCACAGTCTGATGCTCAATGTCCATCCCCACTTGCTTTGCATAAAACGCTGGATCTTTACTGACcgtctttccttcttttttccaatattcttcatcatcccatGGAAACTTCCTTGGTCTCTCTGGCCATATCCATTTTGGTAAACATTTTGCCATTTCCGCAGCAACCGCCCACAGTACGACAAGAACGAGAAAGTAGGTTGATAATATAATTGACGTGGTTTGGACGAACAGCAAATTGAGTTTTGCCCAGAGTGAAAGAGGAGCGGGAGACATAGGCGAATACGTTGATAATGATGGAGGCGGGAAGGTAGGCCTGGTGAGGTGTTGTGACGGAGTCGTCGACCGGTCAATAAATATACGCCTCAAGATACCTCTGTTTGAAGCGGTTGAAGCGGCAGAGGAAGCACGCGACAGGCTTGGCCGTAGTGGTATTGGCGCCAAAAGCGGCACATCTTCTGCTCTCGAATAtacatcctcatccacttcaTACTCTGGCGTCTTGACCTCTCCGCCTCTCACTGCCCGGGCCTGGGCGGCAGCAGTTTGGCTGTTGGGCAGACTCATCGCTGCTCGTGCCGGGGCATCCAGTAATGTTGAAGGGGGACTTCGTACAAGGGAGGGGATTTCTGCGGGGACAGAGCGGGATGGGTGGGGATTCAAAGAGGTTGTCTGCGCTTGACTCTCGGCTTTCAAAGGGGACGGTGGATACCCTGTGTCTTCGTCGCGTTTCTCGTTGAGATACTTATTAGGTATTAATGTAGTGTCGCCAGACAATGGAGCACCTTCTGTAGGTGAAAGTGGTGATCGAGACTTGGCTATAGGACTGGGAGCGATGAACGCTGCTGTTGCGTTGAGAAAAGATGTTGTAGATGGAATCAGGGATGACATTTTGCTGAGGTGCAGGGTTAGCGGAGCTGCGCTTTGAGAATGCCGTAATTTTGTTTATCCCACGGTTGGGCTAGTACTGGTTGTTTACTTACTGCGGAAATTATAAATATCaaaaaagatggaaagaacAGTGGGATGGCTCAAGCGGAGATGCCAACAATGCACGATAATCTCCCGCCCGATGCTTGCTGCACATCCGAGCTATGTGGTTGCAACGACTATGAGTGACAAGACCTCACCCCTTGTCCGAAATCAGGATTGACTGCCAGCGACAAATAGTAGAGTTACTTGATGTCTTGCAGAGCTTGAGAAGGCTCTATTCCGTCCCCCTGCTCAATATCGGTCGAGAGttagaggaggaaaagaagaagaaatggaatTTCCTGTTAAAGCCTCTCTATCGCACGGCGCGATCGTGGTTATATAAAGGAGCGACCGCGTGGCAAGCACAAAAGACGTGTCGGGATGTATGCCGTTCCCAATGGCACAGTCTGTATAGCGGTGGCCGAATCGTTGGTGGCGAtaatggtgatgatgatgggatTTTGAATGTGTTTGGTGGGGAAAACATCTTACGATGCGGATGTTTTTTAGTttggaaatgaagaaatCTGGGAATAGGAACAAGGAGTGCGACATCACTCACTCCATCCGCCATTAATTCCCTTTCATCGTCAATGTGGGTCCCTGACAATGTATCCTGAGCGGAATCACTGGCCTGTAAAAGCGCAAAGAGCTTGCCTTTCGGGCCTTTAGGATCAGGGTAGCGACACCCTTGGGGCGTGCTACGGCCTATGACGGCATAGGCAAGGGAGCGGCAACAACACCATGATGATTTATCTAATCTCATCCGTGTCTGACACACCAATCATGATGGATTACAAATTATGGACTGCCATCATACGGAGCGGGCACGTCCAGCAGCCCATAAGCAATCGTTGTTGCTTCATGCCCACAAAAACATGATTAAACAACACTTTATCTTCTGATCTCATCATGTCTTATGCGGCTTACTGCTTCAGTTTCTCTTTTTAAAACCCTGATACAAGCTTATTCCTAAGCACTCACGAAGttgcttcctcttccaaggaTGACATTTTACCTGACAAAAACCTTCAGTAGCTCTATTCTAAATGTGCAAACTCATCTAGAAAATGGCTGGGCGTCTCTCAGCTCCGTATCCTTCCCTAACCCCTCCCCTCTCAAAAAAAGGAGTCTTATGCGGGTAAAGcttctctctcatcccCTGGGTAAGCCCCTTGTGTTCCTCAAAGTTACAATATACATCCtaagcttcttcaagacTCTTACCGACACAGCATCGCATTCTTTGCTTCtcactcttctccaccattgctcccttcaccatcccctTTATTAGCCGGCTCTCTCCATACAGCTTCCCCAACCTGCACCACACTGCCAATTAGAAACGCCCAACTCCCCCAAAACGTTGCAAGATCAGATTCATATTCCAATCCTGAAGCAGAAGAGTAGCCCAATGCGCCGCATAGGGTGAAACCGATGGCTCCAATCAGGTTCCAGAAAGCAACTGCAAGTAAAAGTTAATGGGTTAAGGAGGGGGGAAATATCGGGAAGACATACCCCACCAACCGATATCTGTGATGTTTGGTAACCACCAATGTTTTTGAACTTCAATCATGAGGACGACGGAGGAAACAATGAAGCCTGAGCCGCCGACAACTGTTTGATTTAGCTTTTGTCAATCAACCAAGAGATGTAGCACACCTTGAGGGGTCCAGTAAAAGACATCAACGATAGCAGTAGATCCTCCGCCTGAGAAGTACCCTGGGATTACACCTGGCAAACCGGTCCTATTTCCGATCAGACTCGTCTATACAATGCAGTTTGTCCATTTACAAAGTTGACACCCAGAACACGGTTGCTGCAAAAAACTGGATGATTGCCTAGGATGTAGTGTCAGCTTTAAGAGTTCTAATCGAATAGACTCACAGCCATATATCCCATATCATGCCACATAGGTCTTCCCCACCATATAAACCTCTTTGCGCGTTTCGCTATCCCTTCTGTTATTTCCTGCTGAGACTTTCGAGAGTTGGAGGCGGCATAGGTGAGCTCATTAGATGATTTCGCTAGGGTTGACGAATCTAGAGTTGCATAATGAGGAGTATGCCTTCGGTGAGATAATAACTGTCCAATAGCTGTATTAAAGTTGatttctcgtcctctaACGACCTTTCAACCTCATTTTCCATCGGCAAGGCGCATCAGACTCACCGATCTAAAGCCTCTATGACCATCAGATACGAGCCCAGCTCAAATGTCGTCCCTCCGACAAAAGCCATGGCATATGCAGTACGTGAAACCGTGTCTGTATCTAGTCTTGGTCTAAGTAATGGGAACCACACGAGGAATCCTGCGTGGCGTTAACTTTTCGCTACTGACAAGTTGTAGAGACATACCATTTATGACCCATACCACGGATCCTAGAGTAAATGTCACCGCAACCCAAAAGCTCACGTCCATCTTGAATATAGGACGAAGCCTGATATCCCCTGTTTTCCGTATCCTTGCAACAGCCATCTGCTCCATTCGCTCCACtgtttcctttttctctttgcTCTTGCCGTCTTCGACTTggcccttctcctcttcaggCTTCCCATGCCTCACATAGTGGATGTTGGCCTGTTTTGGGGCATATCTGCCTTTTCGTGCTCTTCTCGATGACCAGTCCCCGGCTTTTGCCCCAGTTTGGGAGTCAGCGAATGAAAGGTTTGTAGGAGtgaaaaaagaatgagGGGAGCGGTGGGAACGGAGGATGTACGAAGAGTGTGGCTGTATCTGGTGGCGTTCTGTGTAGCTCATGAGAATCACCGGCTTTGTAGGCGTTTGATATGTACATCGCCATCAAGACTGCGACTGTTGATGTCTATTTACAGCGCTACCTCAAAAGTCATCGTCATGACGCACCATTTATTATATGCACCATGTATCATTATGCTGTCGCTCATCAATAAATTAGCTTCCGGTTGCCGTACCTGATTTGGGCTAATTACGCGAAGTTGTCAACGGACAAGAACCAAGGCAGATGCGACCAAGACGTATCTGCCCAGACGTGGGACAGCATATGGACTTGCATCAGCGAGCTCCTATTCCCAGCTGCAGGCCACCTGCCATGATCCTCCATGCCATCCGCGGCTGCGCACATCCCACACCATTCTTGCTCCTCGGCCTCCTCACGACGCACTGTCCTTTCTCAAACCCGCACTGACCTTTCCCAAACCCGCATTGAGATATCCTTTCGCCATTGCTGACACTCTactgcttcttctcatctgtGTTTTAGACTTCTCCAATTCAAGAGAGTACCTTTCTATTTCGCAGCACATTTCTCAGTCACCAACACGATGATACGCCTCAACATCTCTCTGTTCGCATTCACCGCCACACTCATCGCCCTCTTACCAAAGGCCGCTGCTCAGACTTGCAACGCCACCTTTCTATGCCCATCTACAGCACCTTGTTGTTCAGAATACGGGTACTGTGGAACAGATGGCTACTGTCTGGGAGGTTGTGAGCCACTGTGTAAGCCAACTATAGCTATCTATGGGTGGTGATGTAGCTGACAGGATGCAGACTCCCACGAAGTCACTTCATGCCGGCCAGATCCTATCTGTACTTCCTTCAAGACAGACTTCACTGACCTTAGCAGGGTTCAACAGAATGTATCTCTGTACGACGGTAATGCCACAGCGTACGATTGGGTTGGTGAGTACGATGGAAAATGTCTGCTCCAGGCTGTGCTAAAACCTGTCAGTTAACACGGGATCCCTGATCGCTTCATCCGATAATGATGGAGCTCGTCTCATCCTAACCCAGAATAACACTGGTTCCAAAATATCTAGTACCCGTTACCTCCATTACGGAACTATCGACTTTACTTTGCAGACGTCAAAATGGGCCGGTGTGGTGACAGCAGCAATCACAATGTCCGACGTCAAGGATGAAATAGATTGGGAATGGCCTGGGGCTAATACCGATACGGTGCAGACAAACTATTGGTTCTTGGGTATTGCAAACTGTAAGCAGCAAGTGCCGAGATAATTAGCTGATAATAGACTCGGCGACGGAGGGTGCTTCCAGCTCGGTGTCTTCTGATACGGCTGCCCACTTTCACACCTACACTGTAAATATTAATGGAGTGACGTAGCGTTCGACTGACCCAATGACAGATTGACTGGCAAGAGAGTTACATCAGTTGGAGTATTGACGGGTTACTTGTTCGTACAGTCAGGAAGACAGATACCATTTCTGAAGACGGGACACAGTAGTAAGCAAGCCTCTCACTCATCTCATAACATAGCAGTACAGAACAAAGGCTTGTAGATCTGACGTTTCTGCAGTAAATTCCCCTCCACTCCATCTCGTGTTCAAATCTCCATTTGGCCCGCTGGCACAGACGGCAATGCTCAGGGCACTATCGATTGGGCGGGTGGCTACATCGATTGGACAGATAATGAC
The nucleotide sequence above comes from Cryptococcus neoformans var. grubii H99 chromosome 1, complete sequence. Encoded proteins:
- a CDS encoding lipid particle protein, which gives rise to MSSLIPSTTSFLNATAAFIAPSPIAKSRSPLSPTEGAPLSGDTTLIPNKYLNEKRDEDTGYPPSPLKAESQAQTTSLNPHPSRSVPAEIPSLVRSPPSTLLDAPARAAMSLPNSQTAAAQARAVRGGEVKTPEYEVDEDVYSRAEDVPLLAPIPLRPSLSRASSAASTASNRGILRRIFIDRSTTPSQHLTRPTFPPPSLSTYSPMSPAPLSLWAKLNLLFVQTTSIILSTYFLVLVVLWAVAAEMAKCLPKWIWPERPRKFPWDDEEYWKKEGKTVSKDPAFYAKQVGMDIEHQTVETEDGYYLKMHRVIDPDAQTHSDGRGGFPVLILHGLFQSSGSFVTSEDRSLAFWLAREGKYQVYLGNTRGVFDMGHRTFSRNDPRFWDWTIRELAMYDLPALVEHVCRETGYDKIAFIGHSQGNGLAFISLSLGMCPSLGSKLSVFIALAPAVYAGTLTTGFPFTTLNKMDWPTWKRFFGVLDFIPLMRWAYDYAPPRMFASLGYIMFAFLFSWTDTNWLHRRKTKMFRFTPTPVSSASIFWWCGKGGFADRKCTLDDSLPRWFDKRFPALSVYHGGRDFLVFADPLLERLKEKEKDVKVIKVTKLEDSEHCDFYWAAEAVEWAYLSFLDDIESTRPRYPDEPKAPEGGTETNMS